In a single window of the Mesoplodon densirostris isolate mMesDen1 chromosome 18, mMesDen1 primary haplotype, whole genome shotgun sequence genome:
- the KAT2A gene encoding histone acetyltransferase KAT2A isoform X3: MTEPSQASTPAPAAQPRPLQSPAPAPTPTPTLSPASAPTPAPTPASAPAPATAPAGSTGTGGPGVGSGGTGSGGDPARPGLSQQQRASQRKAQVRGLPRAKKLEKLGVFSACKANETCKCNGWKNPKPPTAPRMDLQQPAANLSELCRSCEHPLADHVSHLENVSEDEINRLLGMVVDVENLFMSVHKEEDTDTKQVYFYLFKVSFFQLLRKCILQMTRPVVEGSLGSPPFEKPNIEQGVLNFVQYKFSHLAPRERQTMFELSKMFLLCLNYWKLETPAQFRQRSQAEDVATYKVNYTRWLCYCHVPQSCDSLPRYETTHVFGRSLLRSIFTVTRRQLLEKFRVEKDKLVPEKRTLILTHFPKFLSMLEEEIYGANSPIWESGFTMPPSEGTQLVPRPATVSAAVVPSAPIFSPTMAGGSNSSLSLDSGGAEPMPGEKRKLPENLTLEDAKRLRVMGDIPMELVNEVMLTITDPAAMLGPETSLLSANAARDETARLEERRGIIEFHVIGNSLTPKANRRVLLWLVGLQNVFSHQLPRMPKEYIARLVFDPKHKTLALIKDGRVIGGICFRMFPTQGFTEIVFCAVTSNEQVKGYGTHLMNHLKEYHIKHNILYFLTYADEYAIGYFKKQGFSKDIKVPKSRYLGYIKDYEGATLMECELNPRIPYTELSHIIKKQKEIIKKLIERKQAQIRKVYPGLSCFKEGVRQIPVESVPGIRETGWKPLGKEKGKELKDPDQLYTTLKNLLAQIKSHPSAWPFMEPVKKSEAPDYYEVIRFPIDLKTMTERLRSRYYVTRKLFVADLQRVIANCREYNPPDSEYCRCASALEKFFYFKLKEGGLIDK; this comes from the exons ATGACGGAACCTTCCCAGGCCTCGACCCCGGCCCCGGCCGCGCAGCCCCGTCCCCTTCAgtccccagcccccgccccaacTCCGACTCCTACCCTCAGCCCGGCTTCGGCCCCGACTCCGGCTCCCACTCCGGcgtcagccccagccccagctacaGCCCCAGCCGGGAGCACCGGGACTGGGGGGCCCGGGGTAGGAAGTGGGGGTACCGGGAGCGGGGGTGATCCGGCTCGACCTGGCCTGAGCCAGCAGCAGCGCGCCAGCCAGAGGAAGGCGCAAGTCCGGGGGCTGCCGCGCGCCAAGAAGCTTGAGAAGCTAGGGGTCTTCTCGGCTTGCAag GCTAATGAAACTTGCAAGTGTAATGGCTGGAAAAACCCCAAGCCCCCCACTGCACCCCGCATGGACCTGCAGCAGCCAGCTGCCAACCTGAGCGAGCTGTGCCGCAGCTGTGAGCACCCCTTGG CCGACCACGTGTCCCACCTGGAGAATGTGTCGGAGGATGAGATTAACCGGCTCTTGGGGATGGTGGTGGACGTGGAGAATCTGTTCATGTCTGTTCACAAGGAGGAGGATACGGACACCAAGCAGGTCTATTTCTACCTCTTCAAGGTGAGCTTTTTCCAA cTCCTGCGGAAATGCATCCTGCAGATGACTCGGCCCGTGGTGGAGGGGTCCCTGGGCAGCCCCCCATTTGAGAAGCCTAATATTGAGCAG GGTGTGCTGAACTTTGTGCAGTACAAGTTTAGTCATCTGGCCCCCCGGGAGCGGCAGACCATGTTCGAGCTCTCGAAGATGTTCCTGCTCTGCCTTAACTACTGGAAGCTTGAGACGCCTGCCCAATTTCGGCAGAGGTCTCAGGCCGAGGACGTGGCTACCTACAAGGTCAATTATACCAG ATGGCTCTGTTACTGCCACGTGCCCCAGAGCTGTGATAGCCTCCCCCGGTACGAGACCACTCACGTCTTTGGGCGGAGCCTTCTCCGCTCCATCTTCACCGTTACCCGGCGACAGCTGCTGGAGAAGTTCCGGGTGGAGAAGGACAAGCTGGTGCCCGAGAAGAGGACCCTCATCCTCACCCACTTCCCCAA ATTCCTGTCTATGCTGGAGGAGGAGATCTACGGGGCAAACTCTCCAATCTGGGAGTCGGGCTTCACCATGCCGCCCTCAGAGGGAACCCAGCTGGTGCCCCGGCCAG CTACAGTCAGCGCTGCGGTGGTTCCCAGCGCCCCCATCTTCAGTCCCACCATGGCTGGGGGCAGCAACAGCTCCTTGAGCCTGGATTCCGGAGGGGCTGAGCCCATGCCAG GCGAGAAGAGGAAGCTCCCAGAGAACCTGACCCTGGAGGATGCCAAACGGCTCCGTGTGATGGGCGACATCCCCATGGAGCTCGTCAATGAGGTCATGCTCACCATCACGGATCCCGCGGCCATGCTCGGGCCTGAG ACGAGCTTGCTGTCGGCCAACGCCGCCCGGGATGAGACTGCCCGCCTGGAGGAGCGCCGTGGCATCATCGAGTTCCACGTCATTGGCAACTCGCTCACACCCAAGGCCAACCGGCGGGTGTTGCTGTGGCTCGTAGGGCTGCAGAATGTCTTCTCCCACCAGCTGCCACGCATGCCCAAGGAGTACATCGCCCGCCTTGTCTTTGACCC GAAGCACAAGACTCTGGCTTTGATCAAGGACGGGCGGGTCATTGGTGGGATATGCTTCCGCATGTTTCCCACCCAGGGCTTCACAGAGATTGTTTTCTGCGCCGTCACCTCAAACGAGCAGGTCAAG GGCTATGGGACTCACCTGATGAACCACCTGAAGGAGTATCACATCAAACACAACATTCTCTACTTCCTCACCTACGCCGACGAGTACGCCATTGGCTACTTCAAAAAGCAG GGCTTCTCCAAGGACATCAAGGTGCCCAAGAGCCGCTACTTGGGCTACATTAAGGACTACGAAGGTGCGACACTGATGGAGTGTGAGCTGAACCCCCGAATCCCCTACACGGAGCTGTCCCACATCATCAAGAAGCAGAAGGAG ATCATCAAGAAGCTGATTGAGCGCAAACAGGCCCAGATCCGAAAGGTCTACCCCGGGCTCAGTTGCTTCAAGGAGGGTGTGAGGCAGATCCCTGTGGAGAGCGTCCCCGGCATTC GAGAGACGGGCTGGAAGCCgctggggaaggagaaggg GAAGGAGCTGAAGGACCCGGACCAGCTCTACACGACCCTCAAAAACCTGCTGGCCCAGATCAAG TCCCACCCCAGTGCCTGGCCCTTCATGGAGCCCGTGAAGAAGTCGGAGGCCCCAGACTACTACGAGGTCATCCGCTTCCCCATCG ACCTGAAGACCATGACAGAGAGGCTGCGCAGCCGCTACTATGTGACCCGGAAGCTCTTTGTAGCTGACCTGCAGCGGGTCATCGCTAACTGCCGCGAGTACAACCCCCCGGACAGCGAGTACTGCCGCTGCGCCAGCGCCCTGGAGAAGTTCTTCTACTTCAAGCTCAAGGAGGGCGGGCTCATTGACAAGTAG
- the KAT2A gene encoding histone acetyltransferase KAT2A isoform X4, which produces MTEPSQASTPAPAAQPRPLQSPAPAPTPTPTLSPASAPTPAPTPASAPAPATAPAGSTGTGGPGVGSGGTGSGGDPARPGLSQQQRASQRKAQVRGLPRAKKLEKLGVFSACKANETCKCNGWKNPKPPTAPRMDLQQPAANLSELCRSCEHPLADHVSHLENVSEDEINRLLGMVVDVENLFMSVHKEEDTDTKQVYFYLFKLLRKCILQMTRPVVEGSLGSPPFEKPNIEQGVLNFVQYKFSHLAPRERQTMFELSKMFLLCLNYWKLETPAQFRQRSQAEDVATYKVNYTRWLCYCHVPQSCDSLPRYETTHVFGRSLLRSIFTVTRRQLLEKFRVEKDKLVPEKRTLILTHFPKFLSMLEEEIYGANSPIWESGFTMPPSEGTQLVPRPATVSAAVVPSAPIFSPTMAGGSNSSLSLDSGGAEPMPASSAGEKRKLPENLTLEDAKRLRVMGDIPMELVNEVMLTITDPAAMLGPETSLLSANAARDETARLEERRGIIEFHVIGNSLTPKANRRVLLWLVGLQNVFSHQLPRMPKEYIARLVFDPKHKTLALIKDGRVIGGICFRMFPTQGFTEIVFCAVTSNEQVKGYGTHLMNHLKEYHIKHNILYFLTYADEYAIGYFKKQGFSKDIKVPKSRYLGYIKDYEGATLMECELNPRIPYTELSHIIKKQKEIIKKLIERKQAQIRKVYPGLSCFKEGVRQIPVESVPGIRETGWKPLGKEKGKELKDPDQLYTTLKNLLAQIKSHPSAWPFMEPVKKSEAPDYYEVIRFPIDLKTMTERLRSRYYVTRKLFVADLQRVIANCREYNPPDSEYCRCASALEKFFYFKLKEGGLIDK; this is translated from the exons ATGACGGAACCTTCCCAGGCCTCGACCCCGGCCCCGGCCGCGCAGCCCCGTCCCCTTCAgtccccagcccccgccccaacTCCGACTCCTACCCTCAGCCCGGCTTCGGCCCCGACTCCGGCTCCCACTCCGGcgtcagccccagccccagctacaGCCCCAGCCGGGAGCACCGGGACTGGGGGGCCCGGGGTAGGAAGTGGGGGTACCGGGAGCGGGGGTGATCCGGCTCGACCTGGCCTGAGCCAGCAGCAGCGCGCCAGCCAGAGGAAGGCGCAAGTCCGGGGGCTGCCGCGCGCCAAGAAGCTTGAGAAGCTAGGGGTCTTCTCGGCTTGCAag GCTAATGAAACTTGCAAGTGTAATGGCTGGAAAAACCCCAAGCCCCCCACTGCACCCCGCATGGACCTGCAGCAGCCAGCTGCCAACCTGAGCGAGCTGTGCCGCAGCTGTGAGCACCCCTTGG CCGACCACGTGTCCCACCTGGAGAATGTGTCGGAGGATGAGATTAACCGGCTCTTGGGGATGGTGGTGGACGTGGAGAATCTGTTCATGTCTGTTCACAAGGAGGAGGATACGGACACCAAGCAGGTCTATTTCTACCTCTTCAAG cTCCTGCGGAAATGCATCCTGCAGATGACTCGGCCCGTGGTGGAGGGGTCCCTGGGCAGCCCCCCATTTGAGAAGCCTAATATTGAGCAG GGTGTGCTGAACTTTGTGCAGTACAAGTTTAGTCATCTGGCCCCCCGGGAGCGGCAGACCATGTTCGAGCTCTCGAAGATGTTCCTGCTCTGCCTTAACTACTGGAAGCTTGAGACGCCTGCCCAATTTCGGCAGAGGTCTCAGGCCGAGGACGTGGCTACCTACAAGGTCAATTATACCAG ATGGCTCTGTTACTGCCACGTGCCCCAGAGCTGTGATAGCCTCCCCCGGTACGAGACCACTCACGTCTTTGGGCGGAGCCTTCTCCGCTCCATCTTCACCGTTACCCGGCGACAGCTGCTGGAGAAGTTCCGGGTGGAGAAGGACAAGCTGGTGCCCGAGAAGAGGACCCTCATCCTCACCCACTTCCCCAA ATTCCTGTCTATGCTGGAGGAGGAGATCTACGGGGCAAACTCTCCAATCTGGGAGTCGGGCTTCACCATGCCGCCCTCAGAGGGAACCCAGCTGGTGCCCCGGCCAG CTACAGTCAGCGCTGCGGTGGTTCCCAGCGCCCCCATCTTCAGTCCCACCATGGCTGGGGGCAGCAACAGCTCCTTGAGCCTGGATTCCGGAGGGGCTGAGCCCATGCCAG CTTCCTCAGCAGGCGAGAAGAGGAAGCTCCCAGAGAACCTGACCCTGGAGGATGCCAAACGGCTCCGTGTGATGGGCGACATCCCCATGGAGCTCGTCAATGAGGTCATGCTCACCATCACGGATCCCGCGGCCATGCTCGGGCCTGAG ACGAGCTTGCTGTCGGCCAACGCCGCCCGGGATGAGACTGCCCGCCTGGAGGAGCGCCGTGGCATCATCGAGTTCCACGTCATTGGCAACTCGCTCACACCCAAGGCCAACCGGCGGGTGTTGCTGTGGCTCGTAGGGCTGCAGAATGTCTTCTCCCACCAGCTGCCACGCATGCCCAAGGAGTACATCGCCCGCCTTGTCTTTGACCC GAAGCACAAGACTCTGGCTTTGATCAAGGACGGGCGGGTCATTGGTGGGATATGCTTCCGCATGTTTCCCACCCAGGGCTTCACAGAGATTGTTTTCTGCGCCGTCACCTCAAACGAGCAGGTCAAG GGCTATGGGACTCACCTGATGAACCACCTGAAGGAGTATCACATCAAACACAACATTCTCTACTTCCTCACCTACGCCGACGAGTACGCCATTGGCTACTTCAAAAAGCAG GGCTTCTCCAAGGACATCAAGGTGCCCAAGAGCCGCTACTTGGGCTACATTAAGGACTACGAAGGTGCGACACTGATGGAGTGTGAGCTGAACCCCCGAATCCCCTACACGGAGCTGTCCCACATCATCAAGAAGCAGAAGGAG ATCATCAAGAAGCTGATTGAGCGCAAACAGGCCCAGATCCGAAAGGTCTACCCCGGGCTCAGTTGCTTCAAGGAGGGTGTGAGGCAGATCCCTGTGGAGAGCGTCCCCGGCATTC GAGAGACGGGCTGGAAGCCgctggggaaggagaaggg GAAGGAGCTGAAGGACCCGGACCAGCTCTACACGACCCTCAAAAACCTGCTGGCCCAGATCAAG TCCCACCCCAGTGCCTGGCCCTTCATGGAGCCCGTGAAGAAGTCGGAGGCCCCAGACTACTACGAGGTCATCCGCTTCCCCATCG ACCTGAAGACCATGACAGAGAGGCTGCGCAGCCGCTACTATGTGACCCGGAAGCTCTTTGTAGCTGACCTGCAGCGGGTCATCGCTAACTGCCGCGAGTACAACCCCCCGGACAGCGAGTACTGCCGCTGCGCCAGCGCCCTGGAGAAGTTCTTCTACTTCAAGCTCAAGGAGGGCGGGCTCATTGACAAGTAG